The Halodesulfovibrio sp. MK-HDV genome contains the following window.
TTTTCGCCTGCAAGAAGTAATGATCACGATATTTTTTCATAATAAAACCTGTGCATTTGTACAGTAAAGCGCAGTCAACGCCAAGCGACTTAAAACCAAAAGTCGTAGTATATTACAATGCTGCCATCATATGGTGGTAAAAAAGCAGCACAAATGTGGTTGATGCGCGTAGTCACATAAAAAGAGTTCCTTAATGTGACAAGTAATCCGCAATGGATGTAAAGGGAAAGTGAAATTTCTGCAAGTTTAACGCTACCGAGCGTTCAAAGCTGCAAATTTAGGATTCAACCGCAACCCTTCAATAGCGATGCGGGCACATGCCTCTGCATCTGAACCAGCGTGGTGATGCTGAAGCGTGATGCCTAAATGACCGGATACGGTATTCAACTTGTGGTTTACTAACCCCGGCCACACTTGCCGTGCTAACTTAACAGTGCACAAAAAACGCTCATCCGCTACTGGCATTCCGGCCGCATTAAGGCAGGCTGAAAGAACAGAGCGGTCAAATGATGCATTGTGTGCTGCCACAAAATCCACCCCTTCGAACAGTGGAGTGAACTGCGGCCAAATATCTGCAAACACAGGCTCGTTCTCAACATCTTTCCAGCGGATATTATGCACGCGTACGCAGAACGGGCTGAAAGTGCTTCGCGGCGGCTGAACCAGACGGTACAGGCTATCTACAATCTCACCATCTTCTACACGCACAACCGCAACAGCGCAGGCACTGTCGCGTTTAGCATCAGCTGTTTCAAAATCGATCGCGGCGAATGTTCCTTTGTATCCAGACATATTATTTGCCCCAAGGAAGTACGGGAACCGTGGAAATTGAGTTTTTAGGCGAACCTTCTACCACACGGTCACTATAGGAGAGGTACACAAGCACATTTCGCTTAGCATCGTAGAAACGCACAACCTGCATTGTCTTAAAAAGCAATGAAGTGCGTTTTCTAAATACGTCTTCACCATCTTCTTTACCAGCTCGTATGCGTGCCGGAATATTAATCGGCCCAATTTGAACACAATCAACAGAAGCATCTGATGTATCTGTCGCAATCCCTAATGACCCACTTACTCCGCCTTTTTTTGCACGGCTCAAATAACAGGTCACCCCGTCAATATCTGGATCATCGAAAGCTTCAATAACAATTTTATCGTTAGCTCCAAGCACCTTAAATACCGTGCTCACGGAACCAATCTCTTCTGCTACAGCAACAGAATTCATACCAAGCACAATTGCCATGCTCAGTAGTATCGTACGTAATTTCATACGTTCTCCTCTCCGAATAAATTCAAGACAGCGATTCAACCGTAAAAAAGGCATTTTTGCAAGCTTTGCGCGTTTTCCGATACAGGTTCTACCGTATCATTGGAGTTTTTTTTAGTTGATGTACACTGAAACCATATATGCCCTCTGTGTGAAACCTTCGTCTGTATGCAGGTTATATCCACACAATATTTTACGAGAACAACTAAACAAGGAGATTACCATGCTCCCGGAAATTAATAAGATTCTTCTTGCTACTGACCTATCCGATGATGCCGGAGCCGCTCTGCGCTACGCCATCAGTCTGTCAGAAAAATATAATGCCGAACTCATTATGCTCCATGTACTCCCAGACATGAAAGATCAGGTGTACCTGAACTCCGGATTCGACTTTGCTGCTGTATATGATGATAAGACATTAAAAGTACTACTTGATGCAGGCGCCGAAAAAGCAAAAACAACCGTTGCCAGCCTCATGCAAGAGCAATGTGATGAATTAACTGAAGGCAAATCACAATGTGCAAACATTAAGCTTACGCCAATCATTTCTTCCGGCAGTGCAGTTAAAAAAATTACGGAACACGCAAAACAATGTGACCTAGTAGTTATGGGAACCAAAGGACACAGCAAAATTGGCGGTATTCTCGTTGGTAGCGTAGCACAAGGTGTTATTGCCAAAAGCCCTACGCCGGTACTTATTGTTCGTTCAGCATAACTTTCAGATTATCGGAGATAGCCATGCTGCCTCAAATTCGAAAAGTCTTGTATGCAACAGATCTTTCCGAGCCTGCTAAAAATGCTCTTGGGTATGCGTTATCCATTGCAAAAGTATATCAGGCAGACCTTCTGCTACTGCACGTTATTCCAGATTGGGCACGAAATGTAACTCTAGGTTCCGGTCTCGACTTCGCTACTGTTTATGACGAAGACACCTGGCTCAAAATTAAGGATGATGTTCTGAAAGCCAGCATGAAGCATGCAAAGGAACGTATTGAATCTGCCTACGTGCATTACAAGTATGAATTAGAGGCAGCAGGAGTTGCCACCAGTGTGCATGTGCATACCGGACATCCTGTCAGCACCATTCTACAATTTGCAAGTGAAGTAGATCTGATTGTTATGGGAACATACGGGCATTCCCGAATCGGCAGTTTTTTTGCTGGTAGTGTCGCTCAGGGCGTTATTGCCAAATCCAGCACTCCAGTCATGGTTGTACATTTAGAGAAAAATGGAACAGCCAACCCGTTGTAATATTCAGCCTCAATGAAAAGAGGGTAACGCACTGCGCGCTACCCTCTTTTTTTTCTACATGGATACCAATTTCAACAATTCACTGTTCTTCGTTAACTATCTGCGTAGATCGTCGCTACAAACCATTCATACACCACAAGGCAATATTGCTAGCAAAGCTTCGCGCCTAGTGGCACATCCTTGTCCACCCCGCATAAAACTATCTCGCCATCTTCATCCGCAAAGCCAGTTACAAGACATTCAGACATAATAGGGCCAATCTGTTTTTTTGGAAAATTTACCACAGCCATTATGAGCCGCCCTACCAACTCTTCCGGTGTATAATGCTTTGTAATTTGTGCGCTGGATTTTCGCAGTCCGAGTTCTTCTCCAAAATCAATCTGCATTACATAAGCAGGCTTACGCGCCTCTTTAAAAACTTCGGCAGAGAGGATTTTACCCACGCGCAATTCAACTTTTTCAAATTCATTCCAAGTAATTGTTTCCATATCTACCTCTCCTCTTTTGTTTCTAACGTAAGCTTTCCACCGATTGATGCTGCAATTATGACCATCATCCCCACAACAACCTGCCAAGAGACTGCCTCTCCGTGCACTACCGCCACAAGCAGAACTGCAAGAGGTGGCGTCAAATAACTCAGGAAGCCAATAACAACCATATTGCCTCCTCTTACAGCCTGACTCCACAAGTAGAAAGAAAGCCCCAGCGGTACGCATCCCAAGTAGATAGCAGCAAAAATGTTTTGTGAGGACGGGAACGGCTGAGCGGGACTACTCATATATAGCATTGCAGACAATACAGCAGCATACACAGTAAATGCTGTCATGGGGTTCTGCCTGCCCCTAAGGTAAGACAAGCCTACTGAAAAACTTGCCCAAATAAGTCCACATGCAAGAGATAACATATACCCCTGCATATACTGTATACTTATGACAAGTTCTTTCCCCGCTGCAATGACTAATGCCGCTCCCGCCATTCCTGCAATTGCCGTCAGGAGTATGCTGAATTTCAATTTCCTGAAGAGCAAGACGGCAGAAAAAACGACGATCCAAAATGACCATGTGGTCGTTAAAATAGCTGCTTCTGCAAGCGGAGTATTGTTAAGGGCGTTGTAATATACATAGTGATACCCAAATATTCCCCACAGCCCTAACAAGGTTACTTTCACATCGGGGATGTATATTTTAAATGATCGGGTAAGCAGAACATCCTGTGCATATAAAAACAATGCTGCACTGGTAAAACTGATTACAAGAAGCGTCTCAATACTCATACCTTTCAAGCCGGAACCGGTAGCTGCCGGCAGGCTAGCCCAACACAAAATCGCTCCGAATGCGTACAGATAATATTTCATAAAAAAAATCCCCTTGGCTTTGTTCATGAAGAATAAGCAAAGGGGATTGTATCGTCTTGAATAAAACTGACACGATTACGGACTACACAAGCAATCGCTGCTTCTTGTATTGTCCCGGAGTAACGCCATATCGTTTCTTAAACTGTCGCGTAAGATGACTTTGGTCAGACAAACCTACCTGCATTGCGGCATCGGAAAGAGCTACACCACCGTCTATAAGACTACGGGCTTTTTCCAAACGCAGTTGCGTAAGGTATGCATGCGGGGTCATTCCTTTTTGCAAGCGAAATAACCGAATCAAATGAAAGCTTGTACAGCCGAGCATTGTTGCAAGTTCTTCCAACAGAATGGGGAAATCGAGATGCGCATGAAAGTACTCAATAGCAATTGAAACACGTTTGTCCCCCATATCCCGCACCGGCTTGAGACTCCGCCCCCCGCATTCAATAAAAAATCGGGAGAAGGTGTTGAGTACAAGTTCATCTGCTTGCAAATCGTCCTGTACGCCAAGCATGTACTCATGGAAAATAGTAAGATTTTGCCACAGCCCTGCGTGTTCTAAAACTCTATTTCCCAGCGGAGCCACATATTCTGTTTCGTAGATATGCGTATACTGCTGCTGAAAAAATTCTTCCGTACAGTAAAAACTTCGTAAATGGCTGTCGTGTTCATCACAGGATCGGTTAGCGTGGGGTACTCCCGGTTCAATCAAACTGACAGCACCCGTCTGTAATAGTTTGTTGCCACCATTCACCGTATAGTGTTCACCAGTTTTTGAATTAAGCCACAGCACGTACGCATCATGTAAATGTTCACGAAACTGATGCCCTCCAGCACAGGAGAGAATCTCCAGTCCGGCATATCGTGATGGTGGATACACTATTTTCATACATTCAATCCTAATCACTTTCCCCAGCAAGAAGCAAGGGGCGCAACAGACCATAGATAATAAAAAAATCTGCCCTCTCAGGCAGATTTTTTTATTCTAACAACTTGTTACCATGTACAGTTAGACCGCTGAGGAGATTTCACCCTTCAGTGCTCTATCTTCTTCCACCATCCCTGCTACTTTTTCAGTAAGCCGCAGAAGCTGGTTAGAGAAACTGGCTTCATTATCGTACCACGCTACCAGCTTAAGCATTGTTCCATCCTGAAGTGCAGTCAACTGCCCATCAACAACAGAACCAAACGTGGAACCATTAAAATCGCATGAAACAAGCGGTTCTTCTGTGTACCCGAGATGCTCGTTTGCTGCTTCACGCAGCACCTTGTTCACAGCGTCTACAGTGGTCGACTTTTCCAGTTCGAAAACACAGTCGATCATTGCCACACTTAATGTAGGAACACGGAAAGCAATCCCCTGCAGTCTTCCTTTCATGTCCGGAATAACTTCTGCCACTGTTTCTGTAGTACCTACAGGGGTGGGAAGCATATTCATGTGACACGCACGGGCGCGACGAAGATCTGGGTAATCATCATCCAGCAGCATCTGACGTTGCGTAGCCGGATGGATGGTTGTCATGTACCCTCGTTTCACACCAAAATGCTTATGCAATTGATGCAACGGGAGTGCCAGACAGTTTGTGGTACACGATGCATTTGAAATAATGTGGTGGTCCGCGCGCAAATCCTGCTCGTTTACACCCATAACAATAGTTACATCTGCCGATGGCGCAGGACAGGCAACAATCACCTTTTTAGCGCCACTAGCCATATGTTGCTGACAATGTTCGCGGGCTGCAAAACAGCCTGCCGCTTCTATTACGATGTCACACTCGCTCCAGTCCCACTCATGATGAGCTTTCTGGGTAGCGGACACAAAAGAGTCGTTCAGCATAAAGCCGCCCTCAACACTTTTGGCATCCATAAAACGACCATGAACAGAATCGTACCGTAACAGATGCGTCGCATCTTCAGCGGACATGAGATCGTTAACCGTTACAAGGCGCAAGTTCTCATGTCCGGAGAGTAGGCGGGTCAGATATCGGCCAATTCGGCCGAATCCATTAATCCCAATAGTTACAGACATCTCTCCCCCAGCTGAAAAACACTGCATGTCGAACGAATGGGGACCGTTCGACAACCGAAGGGTCTAGGCTTCCCAAATCTCGATACTTTCTTCGGAGATTTCAATATCTTCGATAAAAGCACTTGCGAATCCTTCTTCACCTTCCGGAACGATGACGACAAACTGAATATCGTGACCATCTGCATGATCTGCAAATGCTTTGAAGCGCTGAGCGGTTTCTGGCAGTGCAAAAAAGTCTTTTGTAACAACGTCAAAAATAAATTTAACGTTCTTTCTGTTCATTGCCTGCAACTCCGGCATAAAGCCGTTTACTTCTTCAGGTTCATCATACCCTTCGAACCCGTAGGTACGAACATTCTGATAACCGGAATCCAGTAAAGCTTCTAATGCGGTTTCTACTAATTCGTCACGCAGTTGTATCACGTCATCATGCATATTTTTCTATAACCTTATAATATATAGTAAAAGATAATCTCCCGCCGCACGCCACACATGCAAAACGGGTCTAGTAATTTCAGCATACACTCGTACTGCATAGCTAATCCCAACTGCCTGGTCAGTCAAGACGAATACTCGCGTGAATTGCGGTTTTTCATCGTATTTTACCTAGTTACTTCTACAATTATTTCTATACTTTTCTGCTCTGCTACCCTGTACCAATTGCAGCTACTACATAAACAGCGGAAGTTTGAGTATAAAACTTCTCTCAAGTACAGCTGTTATATTTTATATCAACCCGCCTCATTATCTCCATAAATATTTTTTGATTGCACTATGGAATAATCAGCGTAAAGTGGCTTTTGCCGCCACTGTTTTCTCAAAAATGAGACTGACGCTCTTGCTTGATGCTCTTCCTTTCGTCCTTTGAGAGCGTTTCAACAGTCCGGCTACTACAAAAATTTATGTGTAATCCCTCTGCAGTACTGCTTGCTGCAGAGGGATTATTACGTCTTTAATGCAATACACCGTCTTTATACGACTTACACGGTAGCCTTTTTTAGAATGAGCACCTGCTACAATGTTAGCACTTACTCGTTTTCTATGGAATAATTTGCAGACTATTTTGACTATCATACCAATTCCTCGTAGTCTTGGACTAGGTATGGAGGACTCATGAACTTTCGACAGCTAGAACTTTTCCTTTCCCTTGCCAAAACGCCTAACATTTCTGTTGTGGCGAAAGAGCATTTCCTCACCCAATCTGCTGTTTCAGTTGCCATTAAAGGACTGGAACAGGAACTTAGGGTTCAGCTTTTTGATCGTCTCAACCGTAGACTGAGCTTGAACTCTAATGGGCGGTTACTGCTACAAAATCTCGAGCCTGTTATGGAAAACTTCCATAACGTACTTCATTCGTTTGAAGGAGATTTGCTCACCGGCATTCTGAAAGTAGGGGCCTCGTCAACTATTGCCGACTACATACTACCGCAAATTCTTTTTGAAGTTTCAGATTCGTATAACAAAGTTACGATTGAAACTGTCTTCTCCAATCCGCAAGCTATCATAACAAAGGTAGAAAACGGCGACGTTGATCTTGGACTGGTGGAAAAAGAAATTCCTAACAAACTTCTTATTTATACTCGCCTTTGCGAGGACGATCTCATCATTGTGTCCACAGATGAGAAGCTGGCTAAAAACGGACCATACGACATTGAAGATTTGCTCGATAAAAAATGGATTATCCGCGAATCGGGTGCCGGAGTTCGAGACGCTCTTGAAGAGTACATGGGTCCGTTAATGAACAAGCTTAATGTGGTACTGGAATTAAATCACACTGAATCTATTAAACGTATTTTACACAACCCGAACACGATTTCCTGTATGTCTCCGTTTGCGATCCAGAGAGAACTGGACAATGGCGAAGTGTTCCCTATTGAAATCAAGGGGCCACCAATCAGCCGTTACTTCTACTCTGTTACTCATAAAGTAAAATATCGCACTCGCTTGCTGGATAAGTTTGAAAAAGCTGTAACCTCGTATCTGGATACAGACAAACTTCTCTACAGGAACTAATGCCAGCGACTTGCAAACTAAGACATTCGCACGTAGACTTTCGGCTAGATGATTATCAAAGAGGATAAGCGCAATGTCATGGAATGAACTGGTACTCGTGGTGGGACAAGACTGGATGTTATTTGGTCTTGCTTTCATTTTATTATTTATGTTTTTACGCCGCACTCTGCGCGTAGGTGGTTTCTTAGGATTCACCGGAGTTATTACTACTATCGCTCTCCTGTCCATGCTTACATGGATGCAGTGGAACAGATATCAAGTTTCCAACTCTATTGTACAGATTATCATAACAGATAACCCTACATTTAGAATCCTGACCCCAACTCAGAAACCGATCTTTAAGCCTGTCGTCGTTACCATCGATAATGTTCGATATGTTACTGATGCCAACAACGAGAAATCACAGAAATATTTGCCATGGCGAGTCATCGCCATGCCTAAGTAAAGTATCGTAAAAAGCCCACCGGTTGGTGGGCTTTTTTTATCGACATAACATCCATATTACGCACTTTTTTGCTCCCTGCAAAAGATGCTGAGATACGCTGCCGAACAAGTAGGCATCGCTACGGGTAACTCCACGTCGCCCCATTACAAGCGTGCTATAATTTCCTTTCTTTAATTCTTTCAAAATAGTTTTGGCGATCAAGCGCTTCCGTTCCGTATCTTCCAACGGCTCATCACGTTCATCTAGTGTAACAAATTTATTCACAACACATTTAGGGTCAAGCTCGGAATGCTTTAATTCTTCTACGACCTTGTCGTGTAATCGCATCTGCTTTTCATGTGCTTTAGCACATTCATTTTTCCACGCGCCTGTATCAGGAAAAAGAGAACAAGATGGCAGCTGCTCTACTGTCAGCACCAGAATAGAGTATCTTCCTCCGCACTTGTCCGCTATCAGCTCCATTAATTCCCGACAATACCTGAGGGCTTCACGGGCACTCTGACTGGCATCATATGCCACAAGAATTCGCAGTTCTTTCACTGTACATCTCCTTTCAGAATACAACGGACTTCTGCCGCTTATTCAGAAAAAGTGTATCTCTCCGGTAATATTCTTTGCATGATAACTATAGTGTTATACTATTCCAGTAAGTTCATTCAAACCATAGTACAATTCATGCTTCGACTTTTAGATTATTACAGGAGTATATTATGGAAAATAAATTTAAGCAGATGTTGCAGAATAGACGGGCAATCAATTTTTTTGATTCAGAACGGGATGTGCCGGATGCATTGCTTAGAGAGCTAGTGGAAGACGCAACACATTCTCCATCCAGCTTTAATTTGCAGCCATGGAACCTGATGATACTGCGCGATAAAGACGAAAAAATGCGCTTGCAAAAACTTGCAATGAATCAACCGAAAGTCAGCGAAGCACCTGTCACACTCATAGTTCTTGCAGATACTAAAGCGTGGGCTAAAGACAACGATGCTTTTAACATAGTACTGAATCATAAATTGGATGACGGGGAATTGAAGGAAGAACAAAAAGACTGGTTTTACGGCGTATGCGGACGCCTTTACGGTCAGTCTCGAGATTTCGAGCTGGCATTTGCCGTAAAAAATGCAGGATTCTTTGCCATGTCTTTAATGTATGCAGCCACGGCTAAAGGAATTCAAACACATCCTATGGACGGGTTTGATCATGATGCAGTAAAAAAAGAATTTAATATTCCAGATAACTATTGGATTCCACTACTTATGTCTGTTGGTTATCACGCAAAAGACGCAGAAATTTTACCAGTAAAAAAACGTAAGTCGTTTGATGAACTGGTTCTTTCTTTTGATTAATATTTTCTGCGGTGGGCAGGTATATGCCCACCGCAGAAAATGATCTTATAAATTTGCTCTGTCTGCTAATTCCAGACACATCTCCGCTTTGTTAAGCGTATAAAGATGGATGCCAGGTGCACCGCCATCAACAAGCTGTCGAATCTGGTTCACAGCAAATTTTAATCCGGCCTCTTTTACAGCCTCATCCCCACCCTTTGCATTTGCTTCTTCCAGAGAAAGATAGAGTTGACCTGGAATGTTTGCACCGCACAGGGTTAAAATACGGCGGATAGAACCAAGAGACTGAATAGGAAGAATACCCGGGATTACCGGCTTATTAATTCCGTTGCTACGCAGACGTGAAACAAAATCAAAATATTCACGTACATCGAAGAACAGCTGAGTAACAACAAAGTCACTGCCTGCATCAATTTTAACTCGTGTATAGTGCAGATCGTCTGCAAAAGTTTGAGATTCCGGATGTGCAGCAGGATATCCCGCAACGGAAACACCGAAATCCGGATGTTCGTTACTCACGAGCTCTACGAGATCAGACGCGTATTTAAACTGTTGATCTCTCCAGCTAAAAGTCTCATCAGCAGGACAGTCACCACGCAAAGCTAATACGTTGTGTACGTCTGCCTCACGCAGCTTATTAATAAACCCGTTTATTTTTTCTTTTGAAGCACCTACACAAGTAAGATGAGCCATTGGTTCGATACCGGCATCATGCTTCATGCGTGAAGTAATTTCGAGGGTGTTATCCTGTGTAGAACCACCTGCACCATACGTTACAGATGCGAACAATGGATTAAGCGCCTTCAAGCGATCCACGGTAGCGAAAAAAGACTCCCACTGTTTTCTCTCTTTCGGTGGAAAAAATTCAAGCGAATAAAAAGGCTTACTCTGACTCTGAATGGCATCAATAATTTTCACAAAACTACCCTCAACATTTCTATTTAAACAACCCAGTTTCACATTTTCATCATGTGATGACTCTTTATATATCAAGAGAACTTGATATGTCAATATTTAAATATAGTCATTTAGTTTCGAGTGGACAGACCTTCCTGTGAGGAGTATTAAACATGTAAGAAAAACATGGAACTTATATAAAGGAGCTGTACTTCTCATGCATGCTTGGCAGATTATCTATTTGGTTGCAGTTATTGCTCTTGCAGCTTTTGTACTCATTCGTTCTCCACAGGGAACAGCTGGAAAAGTTTTGACTTTTATGCTTAACTGGCTTGCACCGTACATTTCTATCACCATTGCTTTTATCGCAATTTTTCAGCAAGGCTTTTTGCCTGCTATTCCATTTTTTGCCCTTGCCGGCTTCTGTTTTATTACTTTCTTAAAACGAAGCACCAACGCAAGCGTGGAATAAACAACTACTTAGTAGATACCCTAACGTATCCTAAATGATTTACTACCGTCGCATAACACTTTTAGTTGTAGCTGCTTTCATTCTAGTCTGCATCTCAACTCTTCCGCTTAAAGCTGAAGTCAGCTGGACTACAGTTGCCAAAGGATTGTCTTTGGCTGAAATCCCTGTAGAAAACGGTGACCTTACTTCTGCTGCGATTACCGCACTGCGCATTTCTCCTGATGACTATGAATTTATGCTGCTCATGCGTTCCAAAGAAGGCGATTCCTTCACTCCGGAACAATGGGCTGCACGCTACAAGCTTACGGCGCTTATCAATGCTTCCATGTACCTTCCGGACAATTCTAAAAGTACTGGGTACATGCGTAACAAAGAGCATACAAACAACGGATTCATCCACAACAGCTTCGGCTCGTTCTTTGTTGCAAACCCCACACGAAAAGGCATTCCGGCTGTAGACATCATAGATAGACACCAGCAGCGGCACACAAACCTGCTTCCCAACTATTCTATTGTAATACAAAACTATCGACTTTTTTCCGCATCACGAACACCTTTGTGGCCGGAAAAAGCTAGTGAAACATCCATTGCAGCCGTCGCAAAGGACACCATCGGTAACATTGTATTTATCCATTGCCGCACACCAATGACGGTACGAAAATTTACAAAACGGCTTCTGGAGTCTCAACTAGAGCTGGTAACCGCCATGTATGTTGAAGGTGGACCGGAAGCGAGTATGTATCTGAAGACATCCAAAATTTCGCGCACTTGGGCAGGACGCTATATTGGAGATTTTTGGAATACCGAAAATAAACAATGGAGTCTGCCAAACGTCTTAGGCATCCGCGCAAAGGTTGATCGCTAGTTACTTGATTTTGCATTCATGCCTTGGTAGTTCTTCAGCAGGTCTTCTCAAATGGCTACGTCACGTAGACACGTTTTTTAGACCCAAAACGTTCAAACACACGTTACCTGTCCGGTAGCGATACAAATACTTATTTACGTTAGGAGAGCGCATATGCCTCTTTATGATTTTGAATGCCAGAAGTGTAACGAAGTGTTCGAAGAAATTACTTCTTCCGACTGTACTTCCGGAGAAACTTGTCCTGCATGCGGAAGCACTGACACCGTTCGTATGCTTTGTGCTCCAAGCCCTATTCCGGGCAGTGGTGTTGACCGTCTACCAAGCACACTTATGCGTGGTGGCGGAGCTAAATTTGAAAAAGTGCCCATGCCGAAAAAGCCAATTCCAAGATCAAAACCTGTCTGCCCATCCGGTGGATGCGGTGGCTGCCCAGGCAGTTCCAGTAATTAAAAAAAGAGCCGAAGCATTTTTGCTTCGGCTCTTTTTTTTAATTATGTACTATAATGATTGTCCACGCCTGCGCGTCCTACGCTGCTGAGGACGACGGTCTGATCTATGCGGATCGACATGCACGAGTGCATCTGCAACATCATACTCGCTGCCTTGAAGTAGTGCCTCTACTTTATCTGCAATTGCATGGCCTTCCTCTACTGAAATAGCACCATCGACAGAAATATGCAGATCAACAAACACTGCGAGCCCCTGATAACGAGTTCGAACCTTGTGTACGTCCTGAACTCCATCAACAGATGCCGCCAGCAGCTTCAAGCTCTCAACAGTATCCTTCGAGACACCCTTATCAACCAGCTCGTTCACAGCAGGCAATGTCACTTCCCAAGCTGCATGCATAATGAAGAACGCGACAATAATCGACCCAACAAGATCGACCCAATGTAATTCCGGAAATACAAGCGCCACGAGCACAGAGAGACCTGCTGGAATAGAGCTAAGCGCATCACTTCGATGGTGCCATGCGTTAGCCACAACAGATGGAGCTCTGTGCAGCCGTCCGTAATGTGCTGTCCATCTGTATAAAATTTCTTTCACAACGATTGAAGCTA
Protein-coding sequences here:
- a CDS encoding cation diffusion facilitator family transporter, translating into MTEEAKRAEQVAAVSRVTWVGLIVNVLLAAVKIVAGIMGNSRAVTADGIHSLSDLVTDVSLLVGVRMWTAPPDDAHPYGHQRYETLITAGIGLLLAAVAIGIVVDASIAYSGQHLRHVKLVALWAALASIVVKEILYRWTAHYGRLHRAPSVVANAWHHRSDALSSIPAGLSVLVALVFPELHWVDLVGSIIVAFFIMHAAWEVTLPAVNELVDKGVSKDTVESLKLLAASVDGVQDVHKVRTRYQGLAVFVDLHISVDGAISVEEGHAIADKVEALLQGSEYDVADALVHVDPHRSDRRPQQRRTRRRGQSL
- a CDS encoding zinc ribbon domain-containing protein; this translates as MPLYDFECQKCNEVFEEITSSDCTSGETCPACGSTDTVRMLCAPSPIPGSGVDRLPSTLMRGGGAKFEKVPMPKKPIPRSKPVCPSGGCGGCPGSSSN
- the metF gene encoding methylenetetrahydrofolate reductase [NAD(P)H]; protein product: MKIIDAIQSQSKPFYSLEFFPPKERKQWESFFATVDRLKALNPLFASVTYGAGGSTQDNTLEITSRMKHDAGIEPMAHLTCVGASKEKINGFINKLREADVHNVLALRGDCPADETFSWRDQQFKYASDLVELVSNEHPDFGVSVAGYPAAHPESQTFADDLHYTRVKIDAGSDFVVTQLFFDVREYFDFVSRLRSNGINKPVIPGILPIQSLGSIRRILTLCGANIPGQLYLSLEEANAKGGDEAVKEAGLKFAVNQIRQLVDGGAPGIHLYTLNKAEMCLELADRANL
- a CDS encoding phosphodiester glycosidase family protein; this encodes MIYYRRITLLVVAAFILVCISTLPLKAEVSWTTVAKGLSLAEIPVENGDLTSAAITALRISPDDYEFMLLMRSKEGDSFTPEQWAARYKLTALINASMYLPDNSKSTGYMRNKEHTNNGFIHNSFGSFFVANPTRKGIPAVDIIDRHQQRHTNLLPNYSIVIQNYRLFSASRTPLWPEKASETSIAAVAKDTIGNIVFIHCRTPMTVRKFTKRLLESQLELVTAMYVEGGPEASMYLKTSKISRTWAGRYIGDFWNTENKQWSLPNVLGIRAKVDR